The region ATGGCCGTATTCACGCGTCCCTGGCTGGCCATGCACCGTTCAGTCGGCGTTCGGCCCGAGCAAAAACCCCGGACGCGCGGGTGCGCGTCCGGGGCTGAGGTGATCCGCCGATGAGGGGTGTGTCTACAGCCGCAGCCTGAAGCCCATGTTCAGGCCGGTGGAAGAGTACCCATTGCCGCTGCCGGGGTCCTGGTGCGGGGCCACCATCCGGGAGAACCGCCCGGCCGAGTGCGACAGGCCCGCATCCAGCGCCACGCGGCGGTTCAGCGAGTACTCCAAGCCCGCGCCGGCGACGATGCCGGCGCCCACCCCGTGGCGGTCGCCATCCACCATCACGCCGCGGCTGGCGGCTGCCTCCACGTACGGCCGCAGGCGCTGCGACGCATCGCCGAAGGTGTAGCGCGCCCCAAGCGCCGTCTGCCCGTGCTGGTAGCCGTAGTCGTACCGCAGAAAGGCCGACACCTTTTCGCTGACCCCGTAGCGAAGCGTCAGCCCCAGGCCGCTCTTAGTCGGGGTTGCGCCCTGCTCGACGGCCGAGCTCAGCCGGCTGCCGCTCAGCGTCATTCCCAGCGAAAAGCCGCGGCCGTCGGAGCGCGCCGGCGGGTCGGAGGAGTGCTGGGCGGTTGCGGATTGCGCGGACAGTGCGATGGAGAGGACTGCGAGACTCACCAGGTTTCGGATCATGTGGCTCTCCCGGGAAAGGAGCTGGATGGATACCGCCGGAACGGAATCCGGCGGAGCGGGTCGGTTTCCGGCGTACCACGCCGGGCGCGCCCGCGTTCCATGCATCCCGGGGAAAGCCTATCCGCCCAGCCGCTCCACGGCCGCGTCGCGCACGGACAGCAGCTCGTCGGCGTTGGTCACGGTCGTGTTCAGGTCGCGGATGACGCCGTCCTGCAGGCGGTAGATCCACCCGTGCACCGCCAGCTCCTGGCCGCGCGCCCACGCATCCTGCACGATGGTCGTCTGCCCCACGTTGGAGGCCTGCTCGATCACGTTCAGCTCGCACAGGCGGTCCAGGCGCGTGTCGTCGGGCAGGGGCTCCAGCCGCTCCCAGTGCTTGTCGCGGACGTCCTGCACGTGACGCAGCCAGTTGTTGATCAGGCCCAGCTTCATGTTCTCCAGCGCGGCGC is a window of Longimicrobium sp. DNA encoding:
- the can gene encoding carbonate dehydratase, producing MRVLNRLLKQNREWAQSMTDRDPEFFSRLSNTQSPEYLWIGCADSRVPATQIVNLLPGELFVHRNVANVVVHTDLNCLSVLQFAVDVLQVKHVIVTGHYGCGGVRAALENMKLGLINNWLRHVQDVRDKHWERLEPLPDDTRLDRLCELNVIEQASNVGQTTIVQDAWARGQELAVHGWIYRLQDGVIRDLNTTVTNADELLSVRDAAVERLGG
- a CDS encoding outer membrane beta-barrel protein, with product MIRNLVSLAVLSIALSAQSATAQHSSDPPARSDGRGFSLGMTLSGSRLSSAVEQGATPTKSGLGLTLRYGVSEKVSAFLRYDYGYQHGQTALGARYTFGDASQRLRPYVEAAASRGVMVDGDRHGVGAGIVAGAGLEYSLNRRVALDAGLSHSAGRFSRMVAPHQDPGSGNGYSSTGLNMGFRLRL